The nucleotide window gtgtgtgtgtgtgtgtgtgtgtgtgattgatgaGTTTTCAGAGGTCATAAAACATGTGGTTATTAAGAGCCCATATTTGACTACAGGTCATTGTATCATTTAGCCCGGTAAGTGTGATTCGCCATGGTCATTGGACTCAGGCAGAACTCAGATGTTGTTCGgaaatacattacattacaattTTTGACGGCATAAGCCCCACCCCCAGAACCCTGTTCTGTCAGTTGTTTGGTTATTTGTTGGATTGGCAGATGGGGTTATCCCACATTTCGCTTTAGCATTATAGTCTTCCATATGGACATCATTGCcttatttgaaaaataaataacaatctGCAATGAACATCAGTGTTTAAGCCCCCACTATGCACAATGTACTGCAGGACTACAGACACACCAAGTCCCCACAATGTTGTCCGTTTATTTGCAAAATGTATAATAATTCAAAATCCAAAACTCCCTTTTAAACATAAGATAaggttagtttagtttagtttgttAGCGCCTGGTGTAGAAAAATAGAATATGTTTGACGCGGGCGAAGCTTCAGGCTGAAGCCACTAGGTGGAGCAGTAATAAAAACTACAATGAGTCGGAATAAGTCAAATAAGGGCCCTTCGTATAGCCGTCGGAGGACAGTGCTGATTCATCTGGAAGTTATCAATCATTCATATCATAAATCTTAATGAAAAATAGATGCTTTCAACTCCAAGCACACCTCTATGAGACACAAACTATGACATGAAATAAAATCCATGAAATGCAAAATATTATCTGGATACAAaccaaaaaataagtaaaatggGGACGATACATGATTCAATTACACAAATTTACTTCAAACACAGCTAGGTAGGCTAGCTACCAGCAACGTCAGCAAGCCTCTAGCTAGGTTAGCTAACCACCAGCTAGTTCAGCTATCGAACTGCTAGGTTAGCCAACTACTAGCTAGTTCAGCTGACCACCAGCTGCATTAGCTAGCACCCAGCAAAGTCAGCTAGCCACCATCTAGTTCAGCTGACCACCAGCTAGTTCAGTTAGCTAACAGCTAGTTCAGCTGACCATCAGCTAGGTTCGCAACTACCAGCTAGTTTAGAGAGCAACCAGCAGTCAGTTAGCCACCAGCTAGTTCAGCTAGCTACCAGCTAGTTCAGCTGACCAGCAGCTAGTTCAGCTAACCACCGGTAGGTCAGCTAACCACCCGCTAGGTCAGCTAACCACCGCTTGGTCAGCTAACCAAGAGCAAGGTCGGCTAACTACCTGCTAGGTCAGCTAACCATCCGCTAGTTGAGCTAGCCACCCGCTAGGTCAGCTAGCTACCAGCTAGGTCAGGTGACCAACGTTCCGATTGCACAAAGTACGCCACTTCTCCGAAAAGGGAGCGCcaaactcttattttgaaatactAAAACAGTTTTGATGGTCTCTTGGGAAATACTGCGATTACATCGGCCCCTGGGCACCTCCAACGGTAAAAACGGTCCGACAGGAACGACGAGGATGTCGTTGTCGCTGTCCCAGCGTCCCCAACGAAGCTCAAGGCTTCAGTTCATCTCGCTTCCTGTCAGCCATGACAACTTCCTCTTGTCCTCAACGTCCCCAGAAAGTCTTCAGGAAAGCTTGGAGGCTCCAGGATATCATGTGACCTGGACCCCAGACCCCGCGTTGGTTCGGGACGTCCTGGTTGGTTCTTGGAGGTTCCTCTGGGTTCTGTTGCGTTCTATTGGGTTCCTTTAGGGTTCCGTAGGGTTCTGTTGGACGTGACTGGGTTGTGCCGGGTTCTATCGTGTTTCATTTAGATACTATTGGGTTGTGTTATTGGTTCTTTTGGGTTTCATGGGTTCTAATGGGTTCTGTTGGGTTGGGAGGTGTTCTACTGGGTTCTGATATGTTGGATTCTGTTCTCTTGGGGCCTTTATGGGTTTTCTTGGGTTTGTTTATATCATATTGGGTTCTGTTGGGTCCTATGTGAGTTATACCGGGTTCTGTTGGGTTTGCCTGACTTCTGTTGGGTTCTCGGTGAGTTCCGGTACCGGCTGTCTGAAGGCACTCGTCGTGGCGATGAGTGAGCAGCGAGTCCCCAGGTGGGCCAGGAGATGCTCGAGACGGTTGCCACGACAACAGGCCAGTAccaggagagtggggggggagggggggggatggggataGGAGGAAGAGGGACCCTATTTGTTATAAAAAGGCTGGCCTAGAACAAACAGACTGGCCAATTAAATCTCAGCCTCCGTGTTCCAGCCGGCTGTCAATCTCAAGGCTCCTCCCACACGCCAGGGGTCGAAGGTCAGAGAAGTTCCTGTAAATCGAAACCCTGTGTTTGTCGCTTCCCACTgggataaataataataaataaaagatgtAACTTTTTTTATGTAGCACCTTCAGTACAAGAACATCAAAACGACCtcccatgacctctgacctccgacccctgGCCGTTCAACCTTCAAACTACCgggacacacactcatacgcacacacacacacacacacacacacacacacacacacacacacacacacacacacacacacgcacacgcctacAAGGGTCTTTGGCTTCTGGGGGCGGGGTTATAGAGGAATCAGGGAGGGGCTAGGGCAGTTGGGGGCGTGGCTTGAGGGAGTGATTGTGTCTTTTCAAgcaaggagggtggggggggggggtcaccttcCACACCCAATCAGAACCAGAGTAAGAGTGACGGACAGCTGCCATATATTAAGGAAAGGAGGTGGGGCCAAAGACCTCAGATctgtgaagaggaggagagagagagagagagagagagagagagagagagagagagagagagagagagagagagagagagagagagagagagagcattgaaGGGAAAGGGTTTGATCAGAATAATATTGATGACCTTTGCACAAagagttacagagagagagacagggagagagtgaaagtcagAGAGGTAGCGAGACAGATTGagccaggtagagagagagtgagggacagtGAGATaggtatagagggagagagagacaggtagaaggAGTGAgacagggtagagagagagagacagtagagagaaACAGTGAGACAGGTATAGAGAGAGGTAACTCACTGTTTGGGGGCGGGTCTTTACATTCTCCTTCCTCTATTCTGATGTCATCGATGGCGATGTCACCTTCAATACCAGAACCCCTCAATCCTTCCATCACcacctggacagacagacagacagacagacagacagacagacagacagacagacagacagacagacagacagagagacagacagtcagacagacagacagacagacagacaggtagaccgcagacagacagatggacaggtagaaagacagatagaaagacatCGTCTGAACTAGGCTGGTACATGAAGGTAGTAGTTAGGTAGTAGTAAGAGCGTGATTCTAGTTCAGTACTCACTCCTAGGGTAGTAATAGGTCAGTACTAGGTCAGTACTGGGTCAGTACTAGGGTCCAATTAGGTCAGTACTGGGTCAGTACTAGGGTCCAATTAGGTCAGTACTAGGTCAGTACTGGGTCAGTACTAGGGTCCAATTAGGTCAGTACTAGGTCAGTACTAGGTCAGTACTGGGTCAGTACTAGGGTCCAATTAGGTCAGTACTAGGTCAGTACTGGGTCAGTACTGGGTCAGTACTGGGTCAGTACTAGGTCAGTACTAGGGTCCAATTAGGTAAGTACTAGGTCAGTACTGGGTCAGTACTGGGTCAGTACTGGGTCAGTACTAGGTCAGTACTGGGTCAGTACTGGGTCAGTACTGGGTCAGTACTAGGGTCCAATTAGGTCAGTACTAGGTCAGTACTGGGTCAGTACTGGGTCAGTACTGGGTCAGTACTAGGTCAGTACTAGGGTCCAATTAGGTCAGTACTAGGTCAGTACTGGGTCAGTACTGGGTCAGTACTGGGTCAGTACTGGGTCAGTACTGGGTCAGTATTAGGTCAGTACTAGGTCAGTACTGGGTCAGTACTGGGTCAGTACTAGGTCAGTACTGGGTAAGTACTGGGTCAATACTGGGTCAGTACTAGGTCAGTACTGGGTCAGTAATAGGTCAGTAGGGCGGTACCTGAAATGTTGCGGTTGGGTGGATGTTGACCTTGGCCTGCCTCCAGCGGTCACCTTGGTTACCAGTGAGGCTCCACACTGAGCTGTCAGTCATAGTCTGACCTTTCTGACGCAGGATGACCCCGAGTGACCCTGAAACACCCCAAGTTCACAAGTGAGACCCCGCCCTCAAAGGTCAAAGTTCACATGAAACAGCCGCCCCCAAAGGTTAGAGTTCACAtcagaggccccgcccccaaagGTTAAAGTTCACATCAGAggccccaccacccccaaagGTTCGAGTTCACAGGTGAACCCCCAGTACTAGTAGTAGGACTGTACTACTGTAGCAGTACTGCAGTACTTACCGATGTGTTTCCCGTACATGTGGTAGTAGAAGGAGAGGCAGTAGGTGGAGGCCCGCCCCCCCGTGGTGAAGGAGGGCGAGACCAGGCGGGCCGCGTCCCCCTCCAGCCGGGGACGCGACGTCTCGATGTACATGTAGTACcctgggggtcaaaggtcgcaGCATCACTCATACTGCCTTACCCTGGCTGGGGTCCAGGGGTCAGAACATGACTCAGACTACCTAACCCTAGCAGGGGTTAAAGGTCAGACCATGACTCATACTACCTAACCctggggggtcaaaggtcagagcaTATCTCATACTACCTAACCCtggcaggggtcagaggtcaaaccaTCACTCATACTACGTAACCCTAGCAGGGGTTAAAGGTCAGACAGTGACTCATACTACCTTACCCTGGCTGGGGTCAAAGGGCAGACCACAGTATGACTTTCTATAACCACTGGTTCCCGTTGTGTGTTACAGTATGACTGTCTGTAAACAGTGGTTCCCGTTGTGTGTTACAGTATGACTGTCTGTAACCACTGGTTCCcgttgtgtgtgttacagtatgACTGTCTATAACCACTGGTTCCCGTTGTGTGTTACAGTATGAATGTCTATAACCATTGGTTCCGGTTGCGTGTGTTTCAGTATGACTGTCTATAACCACTGGTTCCCGTTGTGTGTTACAGTATGACTGTCTATAACCACTGGttcctgttgtgtgtgttacagtatgACTGTCTATAACCACTGGTACCagttgtgtgtgttaaagtaTGACTGTCTATAACCACTGGTTCCCGTTGTGTGTACCCTGTTTGGAGCCGCGGTGGTCGGAGCTCGGCCCGGTGTTGGGCGTGTATTTGGTGTCTCTGGTGGCGGCGCTGTGTCTCGTCCAATCAAAATGCTCAGTTTTGTCCTGAGAGAACAGGCACAGGGCGTCGTCCTCGAAGCCACAGTGGAACTCTCCTGTAACACACAAGAGGTACACTATGAATACTACACACAGGATACAATactacacacaaaatacactaCTACAAACAAGTGATACACTATAAATACAACACACAGTATACACTACTACACACAAATGATACACAATGAATACTACACACATGCGATACACTATAAGTTCTACACACAGGATACACTACTACACACAAGATACACTACTACAAACAAGAGATACACTATAAATACTACACACATGAGATACAATATAAATACTACACACAGGATACACTACTACACACAAGATACACTATGAATACTACACACAGGATACACTGCTACACACATGAAATACACAAAGAATACTACACACATCATACACTGCTACACACAAGAGATACACTATGATTACTACACCCAGCATACACTACTACAAATACACTATGAATACTACACACAGGATACACTACTACACAAATGAGATACACTATGAATACTACACACAGGATAAACGACTACACACATGAGATACAATATAAacacagcttgtgtgtgtgtgtgtgtgtgtgtgtgtgtgtgtgtgtgtgtgtgtgtgtgtgtgtgtgtgtgtgtgtgtgtgtgtgtgtgtgtgtgtgtgtgtgtgtgtgtgtgtgtgtgtgcaaacttaCTGAGGTGAGGGTTGACTGGAGCTGTGAGAGAAAAGACGATATTTAAGAGACAAGTATTACTACAGTGCTGATATGACCTTATATGATTTAGTACTGCTACTTACTAGTACTAGTCACTATAGGTACTATAGTACTAGTGTGGCGGTAGACCTACAGCTGTAGGTGACTGTAGCACTAGTgataggcctacgtacggctGTAGGTGTAGCGCTAGCGGTAGGCTGTAGGTGACTGTAGCACTAGctgtaggcctacgtacggcTGTAGGTGTAGCACTAGCGGTAGACCTACGTACGGCTGTAGGTGACTGTACTAGCCGTAGGCCTACGTACGGCTGTAGGCGTAGCGGTAGGCCTACGTACGGCTGTAGGTGACTGTACTAGCGGTAGGCCTACGTACGGCTGTAGGTGTAGCGCTAGCGGTAGGCCTACGTACGGCTGTAGGTGACTGTAGCCCTAGCGGCAGGCCTACGTACGGCTGTAGGGGACTGTACTAGCGGTAGGCCTACGTACGGCTGTAGGTGACTGTAGCACTAGCGGTAGGCCTACGTACGGCTGTAGGTGACTGTAGCACTAGCGGCAGGCCTACGTACGGCTGTAGGGGACTGTACTAGCGGTAGGCCTACGTACGGCTGTAGGTGACTGTAGCACTAGCGGCAGGCCTACGTACGGCTGTAGGTGTAGCGCTAGCGGTAGGCCTACGTACGGCTGTAGGTGTAGCACTAGCGGTAGGCCTACGTACGGCTGTAGGTGTAGCGCTAGCGGTAGGCCTACGTACGGCTGTAGGTGATGGTGCGCTGGGCGGCGTCCCCCTCGCCGTAGCGGGTGATGGGGGTGAGGCGGACCAGGTAGGCCTCAGGCTTCACCAGCTCCGTCAGGTTGTAGGTCAGCAGCTCCCCCTTCTGGATCAGCCCTGTGATGGCGATCTCCTGCTCCCACCAGCGTTCCAGCCccacctgcacacacgcacacgcacacgcacacgcgtcaACCATGCTCTGACACGCCCACTCTGATGCAGCGTTCCAGTCCTCCCCGACTCGGCAGCTCTGTAGCCCGTTGTGGGCCGTTGGATGAAGGCAGGGTTCTGGACGTCACCTATCGGGTGACATGGTTACTGGTGGTTGTCGCGGTTACTGGTGGTTGTCGGGGTTACTGGTGGTTGTCGGGGTTACTGGTGGTTGTCGTGGTTACTGGTGGTTATCGTGGTTACTGGTGGTTGTCGGGGTTACTGGTGGTTGTCGTGGTTACTGGTGGTTGTTGTGATTACTGGTGGTTGTCGGGGTTACTGGTCGCTGTGATGGTTACTGGCGGTCGTCGTTGCTACCGGCGGATGTCGTGGTTACTGACGGTTGCTGTGGTTGTCGTGGTAACGAGCGGTCCTAATGCGGTCGTCGCGGTGACCAGTGGTTGTCGTGGCGCCGGTGGTCGTCGCGGTTACCTGCCGGATGCCCAGGCGGTAGGCCATGATGCGGTCGACGGTGGCCGGCTCCATCTGGGTCCACTGCAGCCTGAAGCCGAACACCCGGACGCGGCTCTGCCACAGCGCGCCCGGGGTGTCGTAGTAGAACTCCGGGGGGTAGGCCTTCCCTGAGGGGACACACGGCCTTCTGTCAGCAGCCTACGCAGACCCCCACGCTGCTACCATCATACAACCCCCGTCATACTACCATACTACCACCACACCACCGAGACCGTGGACGCTGCTCCCTTCGTACTGCCATACTAGCgggatttatttttctttactcTAACCATTCTAGGCCTGACGCCTATACGAGGCCGTACGCTGCAACCATCAGCCTACCAGACTAGCATGATTTATTTTTACCTGTGTCCTACCTGGAGCCTACTTGGTAAACTACTCCTACTGTTCTACTGTGTCCTGCTGTTCTACTGCTGTACTGaactccactctggagggtagGCCACacccacatatatatacactatactATACGATACGATACACTACTAGAGTAGCATGATACTGGGGAGCAGTCCGGGTGCTACGTCTGGGTGCTAGGTACGGTTGCTAGGTCTGGTTGCTAGGTGAGGTTGCTAGGTACGGTTGCTTGGTCTGGGTGCTAAGTCCGGTTGCTAGGTTCGGTTGCTAGGTGGGGTTGCTAGGTGCGGTTGCTAGGTGCGGGTGCTGACCTGTGACCAGGAAGGTGCAGCGGCCGGAGCCCGCCTCGTTGGTGACCTCACAGGTGTACTCTCCGTAGCCCTCGCGGTTCAGGGCCCGGACCTGGTAGTGGGTCAGGGGGTCCTGGTCCCCCAGCACGCCCTGGGTGAGCAGCCGGTCGCCCAGCCGCCACTCGTACTGGAGCAGGCGGGCCGGGTGGGCCTGCTGGAGGCCGCAGCTCAGCAGGAAGGCCCGGCCCAGGGCCTGCCGCACCTCGCGGTACACCGGCTCCACCGAGGGCGGGACtggggagggggaacaggaagtgaggtcgtCAGCTCACAGGACGTGAGGTCGTCAGCGCACAGGACGTGAGGTCGTCAGCGCACAGGACCACACAGGAAGGGAGGTCGTCGGCACACAGGACGTGAGGTCATCAGcacacaggaagtgaggtcttcagcacacaggaagtgaggtcagcAGCACACAGGACGTGAGGTCATCAGCACACAGGACGTCatagatatactgtatatactgacATGATGGTGCATTCGGCTTCGCGTAAGCACGCGTAAACAATGCCGCCATCTTGCCGCAGGGTAACAAACCACCTGAATGAATGGACTTCTGATGGGACAGAGGTCCTTTCCCAGTCAAAATCACTCTAAGTCGCCTTCCTTTTAAGAAATCTTCAAGCGGACGTTCCTTTATTCAGGTGAGTGGAATAaaggtagagcccatgggacctatgagatcgtaaaatatgaatgggtttcaatggagagaaagtaattatcttctggtcccagtctttatatgccctggattacacatatattGTTTGTGGacttaaatgataatttttcatgtcaagagtttgaccgtttgttgtgcaattgttcagttaaaggctgtagagaaaacccaatgagaaagactacatgtctcgtatgtgacgtcacgctccctgcgactggcgtggacaagaccgacaatctccccatcggcataacgtGTGTGTAATCCaaggcatataaagactgggatcaggtaataattactttctctccattgaaacccattcatattttccaAACCCAGACGTCCCATTGGGGTCTCCCGGAAGGGGCGGACAAacgagctctatatctatagctctatatctatagctctatatctatGTCATCTAGTTGTTTTTCTGTCTGGAACACCTTGAATCCCCTCACAGGGATTAATGATATATTTTCCAAGTTGAATAATCGGTTTAACTGTCaaccacgacacacacacacacacaccttcctgaGAGGCATGCTAACCCCGGTGCTAATGGGAATGCTAATGCTAGCTGTAGCATTAGCACTCGTTATGCATGTGAGTCTGGAGCCAGCGGCGTTCAGGTGAAGCTGATGGAGATATTTCGAGGCCTTCAGGGAAATCAGAGGTGTAAATATTAATGTATGAATCAAATATTAAATACTTTGCAGATGTACCTAACATGTATTGCATAACCCCTGCAGTATGGAGGAATATGTACACTTTGTACCATTACTAGCGTTGAAGTACATGAAGGTACATTTACACACAGACTGATACCTCCTTCCATTAAGGATTTTGGATGCAGCATGCGTAGCACTTGGCATCTGCATCACACagaatgatacacacacaccacccgcgtaatgtgtgagcgtgtgtgtgtgtgtgtgttggagtgagtgagtgggtgagtgagtgagtgacagagagagagtgaggcacAGAAGCAGAGTGAAGTTAGTTTCATATTCaccactgtctctctttctatttaactctcctctcctcctctccatatCTCCCAGGATCCTCTGGCTAAACACATTCTGagtcatctcctctctctccctctctctccccctcactcactctctcgccccctttctccccctctctttccttctctctctctctctctctctctctctctctctctctctctctctctctctctctctctctctctctctctctctctctctctctctgtctgtctgtctgtctgtctgtctgtctgtctgtctgtctgtctgtctttctctctccctccccctctctctccccccaccccttctctctctctctctctctctctctctctctctctctctctctctctctctctctctctctctctctctctctccctccccctctctctccccccaccccttctctctctctctctctctctctctctctctctctctctctctctctctctctctctctctctcatacagaCTTACTAACAGGCATGCTAAATCAAGCCGACAGATTCACATACACCTCTGCATAGAATAAAAAGTACagacaacccacacacacaatcacacaaaatgCTTGACTACATACGCACACTTTGCTCTCTATTCATCTgctctctgtgcgtgtgtgtgggtgtgcgtgtgtgtgtgtttgtgtgtatatatcagagtgtgtgtctgtgtgtgcgtgtgtgtgtatttatcagtgtgtgtgtgtgtgtgtgtgtgtgtgtgtgtgtgtgtgtgtgtgtgtgtgtgtgtgtgtgtgtgtgtgtgtgtgtgtgtgtgtgtacatatcagtgtgtatgtgtgtgtatagatcagtgtgtttgtatatatatcagtgtgtatgtgtgtgtgacgtatatatgagtgtgtgtgtgtgtgtgtgtgtgtgtgtgtgtgcgtgtactcaCACTGCACTACCAGCTGGATGACCTGGAGGCGGGGCTTAACGTAGAAGCCGTTGTATTGGCTGGTCTGGCAGCAGTAGTTCCCGCTCATGTCGCGCGTCACGTTGCTGATTCGCAGGATCCCGTCGTAGCTCTCCATCTGGGCGGAGCCGTCCGACATGGCGGGCCCTGCCCCCTCCTGGTTGCCACGGTACCAGAGTATTATGGGCTTGGGTTTCCCCGACACCAGGCACTGCAGCTCCACGGTGTCACCCTCCTGGGACACCATGTGGGACCCCCCAGGGGGCACGCTCAGCTCGGGgggcactgcacacacacacacacacgcacacgcacacgcacacacacacacacacacacacacacacacacacataaacagcacacacacacacacacacacacacacacacagacacgcacatacacacacacacacacacacacacacacacacacacacacacacacacacacacacacacacacacacacacacacacacacacacacacacacacacacacacacacacacacactggttttAGTAGCAGTACCAGTGCTGCCCACCAGTGGTGGTAGTACCAGTACACATACTTACTCAGTATAAGCACCAGTAAGCACCCTCACCAGTGGTGCTATTAGCAGTATTAGTGCTAGCATAAGCCTCAATGCCAATATAAGCCCTGATGCTAGTGTTAGCCCCGGTGCTAGTGTTAGCCCCGGTGCTAGTGTTATCCCGGTGCTAGTGTTAGCCCCGGTGCTAGTGTTAGCCCCGGTGTTAGCATACGCCCCGTaccggtggtggaggagatgttgACGTCGATGCTGACGTCGGCCACGCCCCCGCTGCGCAGCGACGCCACGCAGGTGTAGGTCCCGAAGTCGGTGAACTTGAGGTCGATGATGTCCAGGTTGGTGGTCCCGGGGGCCAGCTCCCCCTCGCTCTGCGTGATGACCATGCGCTCCGAGCTGCGCAGGGGCCGGCCGTTCTTCAGCCAATAGAAGAGCAGCTCctccgggggcgtggcctgcaCCTGGCAGCTGATCTTGACCTCGCGGCCAATCTGGATGTGGTCGTCGTTGTGGTACGGGTCCGGAGTGATCCAGAACCGGGCCTTACGCAGACCTGGGCCGTAGGAAGTGGACCCAAAGGGAATGGATGCGCAGGAAGCGGACACGCAGGAAGTGGTCCGCAGGAAGTGGACGCGCAGGAAGTCGACCGCAGGAAGTGGACGCGCAGGAAGTGGACCCAAAGGGAATGAATACGCAGCAAGtggacagacaggaagtggacccAAAGGGAATGGATACGCAGGAAGTGGACACACAGGAAGGAGGCACACAGGTAGACCCACAGGAAGTAGACCAACAGGAAGTAGACACACGagtagacacacagagagacaggtagacacacaggtagacagagggggagagacaagtAGAGAGTCAGGAGGCAtagaatgacagagagacagacagaccggtaGACGGGTTGAGTCTGGAAAAGCTGCCAGTGTTTTGATTTGTATATATCTTTCTATTCTTGCCATATCGTCCTATTTTTAGCGGTTTATATTTGGTATCTTCTTGCTAAAGCCTTCTATGCATCGGCTGCTTGCGTCGTCCCCAGCGGTCTGCCTGTTCAGGATGAGGCTGGCCTGAagacacactaaacacacctgTGCTGTGCCGACTCCAACCAGACAGAACTGGTTCATTGTTAGTTCACTCATCAGTCGTTGAGCTGATGAAACAGTCCTCTATTGCCCTGGTTCATATCTGGACCATAGTACTGCAGTATGGCACTGCAATACTAGTTAACACTGCAGTACTAGTTAACGTTGCAGTAATAATCAACGCCGCAATT belongs to Gadus chalcogrammus isolate NIFS_2021 chromosome 5, NIFS_Gcha_1.0, whole genome shotgun sequence and includes:
- the mdga2a gene encoding MAM domain-containing glycosylphosphatidylinositol anchor protein 2, yielding MGTVFGLLWLVNVFLEGAQAQGVYAPPTVRIVHSGHACNVEEEGYAERVYTIREGDTLELQCLVTGHPHPQVRWSKTAGSVTERSAEYSVFNETLKIRSIQRHQGGRYYCKADNSLGSPAIKSIRVDVYFLDDPLITVHQSVGEAKEQFYFERTVFLRCVALSNPPVRYSWRRGRDLLSQGTDAGVDIYEPFFTTGETKILKLKNLRPQDYANYTCVSSVRSVCGIPDKTVHFHLSNRTAAPSIRVLGEDPLVVNPGAAVRLACVTSGGEPPPSLTWVRGGEGEELPRHSALDRGTLSIPSVTVDDGGLYTCLATNNVGNPAKKSTTILVRGLRKARFWITPDPYHNDDHIQIGREVKISCQVQATPPEELLFYWLKNGRPLRSSERMVITQSEGELAPGTTNLDIIDLKFTDFGTYTCVASLRSGGVADVSIDVNISSTTVPPELSVPPGGSHMVSQEGDTVELQCLVSGKPKPIILWYRGNQEGAGPAMSDGSAQMESYDGILRISNVTRDMSGNYCCQTSQYNGFYVKPRLQVIQLVVQFPPSVEPVYREVRQALGRAFLLSCGLQQAHPARLLQYEWRLGDRLLTQGVLGDQDPLTHYQVRALNREGYGEYTCEVTNEAGSGRCTFLVTGKAYPPEFYYDTPGALWQSRVRVFGFRLQWTQMEPATVDRIMAYRLGIRQVGLERWWEQEIAITGLIQKGELLTYNLTELVKPEAYLVRLTPITRYGEGDAAQRTITYSPPVNPHLREFHCGFEDDALCLFSQDKTEHFDWTRHSAATRDTKYTPNTGPSSDHRGSKQGYYMYIETSRPRLEGDAARLVSPSFTTGGRASTYCLSFYYHMYGKHIGSLGVILRQKGQTMTDSSVWSLTGNQGDRWRQAKVNIHPTATFQVVMEGLRGSGIEGDIAIDDIRIEEGECKDPPPNNLRSLAPPPFLNIWQLSVTLTLVLIGCGR